From Salinicoccus roseus, one genomic window encodes:
- a CDS encoding globin domain-containing protein — MITEEKKEVIKATIPVLEAHGTEITSTFYQNMFKAHPELLNIFNQTNQKIGDQPKALAMTVLAAAKHIDNLDAIVPHVVGIAHKHRALEIRPEHYPIVGKHLLEGIQEVLGDQATPEIIDAWGDYYNQIAQVFIDVEADMYQAAAWDGFKPFIVRKKEVMTPDIVRFTVDSGDVDKAFTAGQYITVKVKPSGYPYEALRHYSICSNDAEDGITFAVKREVVDDNKGVVSNYLHDGIEEGDALFLSAPAGDFKVEEDHDKLLFIAGGVGATPVMAMAEEAVSKGKDVKFVYSTFNEDHLPFKDQFEKLQAAGADIQVKYSDTEGYLNSSNFAGSDDREIYLCGSMRFMNPMIAELNGMGIDNSRIHFEPFGPKMSMQKV, encoded by the coding sequence ATGATTACTGAAGAGAAAAAAGAGGTCATCAAAGCGACGATTCCAGTATTGGAAGCACACGGCACCGAAATCACTTCCACATTCTATCAGAATATGTTCAAGGCCCATCCTGAACTGCTCAACATCTTCAACCAGACGAATCAGAAGATCGGCGACCAGCCGAAGGCACTTGCGATGACGGTATTGGCTGCAGCTAAGCACATCGACAATCTTGATGCGATCGTTCCTCACGTCGTCGGCATTGCGCACAAACACCGTGCCCTTGAGATCAGACCGGAACACTATCCGATTGTCGGGAAACATCTGCTTGAAGGCATCCAGGAAGTGCTTGGCGACCAGGCGACACCTGAAATCATCGATGCATGGGGAGACTACTACAATCAAATCGCCCAAGTATTCATCGATGTGGAGGCTGACATGTACCAGGCTGCTGCTTGGGATGGCTTCAAACCATTCATCGTCAGGAAGAAGGAAGTCATGACGCCTGATATCGTCAGGTTCACAGTGGATTCCGGTGATGTGGACAAGGCATTCACAGCGGGACAGTACATTACGGTGAAGGTGAAGCCTTCCGGTTATCCTTATGAGGCACTGCGCCACTATTCCATCTGTTCAAATGATGCAGAGGATGGCATCACATTCGCAGTCAAACGTGAAGTCGTCGATGATAATAAGGGTGTAGTATCCAACTATCTCCACGACGGCATCGAAGAAGGCGACGCACTCTTCCTTTCTGCACCGGCAGGCGACTTCAAGGTTGAGGAAGACCACGACAAACTGCTCTTCATCGCAGGAGGTGTCGGTGCGACACCGGTCATGGCCATGGCTGAAGAGGCGGTCTCCAAAGGCAAAGATGTCAAATTCGTATACAGCACATTCAACGAGGACCATCTGCCGTTCAAGGACCAGTTCGAGAAACTGCAGGCGGCAGGTGCAGATATCCAAGTGAAGTACAGTGATACTGAGGGTTACCTGAACAGCAGCAATTTTGCAGGCAGTGACGACCGTGAAATCTACCTCTGCGGCTCCATGCGCTTCATGAACCCGATGATTGCCGAGCTCAATGGCATGGGCATCGATAATTCGCGCATCCACTTCGAGCCGTTCGGTCCGAAGATGAGCATGCAGAAAGTTTAA
- a CDS encoding RrF2 family transcriptional regulator, which produces MKLTLYTDYSLRVLMYLGMRDEEKIQIDEIAGYYNISRNHLTKVVHHLAKLGYIKTVRGRGGGIMLNYRPEAVNIGEVVRQTEDNFHMAECFSEGNECVLTPVCGLRFVLNDALKAYLEVLDKYTLQDIIPKAIPR; this is translated from the coding sequence GTGAAACTGACATTGTATACGGACTACTCTTTGCGTGTACTGATGTACCTCGGCATGCGTGATGAGGAGAAGATCCAGATAGATGAGATCGCGGGCTACTATAATATTTCGAGGAACCATCTGACGAAAGTGGTGCACCACCTGGCAAAGCTGGGCTACATCAAAACTGTCCGTGGCCGTGGCGGGGGGATTATGCTAAACTATAGACCAGAAGCGGTCAATATAGGGGAAGTCGTCCGTCAGACGGAAGATAATTTCCATATGGCCGAATGCTTCTCGGAAGGCAACGAATGCGTCCTGACACCCGTGTGCGGGCTGCGTTTCGTGCTGAATGATGCCCTCAAGGCATATCTTGAAGTACTCGATAAATATACATTGCAGGATATTATTCCAAAAGCAATCCCGAGGTGA